From the genome of Lentilactobacillus buchneri, one region includes:
- the nrdJ gene encoding ribonucleoside-triphosphate reductase, adenosylcobalamin-dependent: MQAMKLSSVSLSDEFIKQVKEEVTPHWGELGWVTYKRTYARWLPEKGRTENWDETVKRVVEGNINLDPRLHEDNVDPQVVDDLTEEAKKLYKLIYGLSATPSGRNLWISGTSYQDRNGDALNNCWFIAVRPQSYGHSHILPEYLQPDTPAVSMPYSFMFDQLMKGGGVGFSVTKDNIHKIPLVDKKIDLKVIIDKDSKSYQDSLDMGATDKDEWLKNHSIKDVRYYRLPDTREGWVVANAHLIDMHFNGTNADGKTDLVLDMSDIREKGAKIKGFGGTASGPMPLIEMLIDINSLLNSRVGRHLSSVDATDIGNLIGKTVVAGNVRRSAELALGSADDEDFITMKQDKDKLYHHRWASNNSVAVDSEFDNYGPVADSIQHNGEPGIVNLELSKNYGRKIDGLQKDIDANVEGTNPCGEISLANGEPCNLFEVFPYVASQQGWDLDEAFTLGTRFSKRATFSNYDWEVSRNVIENNRRIGISMSGIQDWILAKFGNRVVTGYEDAKDPETGEAIKKPIYDPRVVKEVDGLYKAVVRADKDYSDTLGCKPSIKHTTVKPSGTVAKLAGVSEGMHFHYAGYLIQRIRFQDSDPLLPALKACGYHVEPDVYTKSTMVAEFPIRASHADSENFASAGNVSIAEQFATQAFLQTYWSDNAVSCTVTFQPDEGDQIAPLMRQYRFTTKSTSLLPYVGNEFKQAPKEPIDEKTYEDKVMEIHGDVATVFAKQNDNHDKKGIELVDQTDCAGGACPVK, translated from the coding sequence ATGCAAGCAATGAAACTTTCATCAGTTTCACTATCTGATGAATTTATAAAACAAGTTAAAGAAGAAGTTACACCTCACTGGGGAGAATTAGGCTGGGTTACCTACAAGCGGACTTATGCCCGTTGGCTGCCTGAAAAGGGCCGTACTGAAAACTGGGACGAAACCGTTAAACGGGTGGTTGAAGGCAACATCAACCTTGACCCTCGTCTGCACGAAGACAACGTTGATCCCCAAGTTGTTGATGACTTAACCGAAGAAGCCAAGAAGCTCTACAAGCTGATTTATGGTCTTTCAGCTACCCCATCAGGCCGTAACCTTTGGATCTCTGGTACCAGCTATCAGGACCGTAACGGTGACGCCTTGAACAACTGTTGGTTCATCGCTGTTCGCCCACAATCATATGGCCACAGCCACATTTTGCCAGAGTATCTCCAACCGGACACCCCAGCCGTTTCGATGCCTTATTCATTCATGTTTGACCAATTGATGAAGGGCGGCGGCGTTGGTTTTTCTGTCACTAAAGATAATATTCATAAGATTCCTCTAGTTGATAAAAAGATCGATTTGAAAGTAATCATCGACAAGGATAGCAAGTCATACCAGGATTCCCTTGATATGGGTGCAACTGACAAAGATGAATGGTTGAAGAATCATTCAATCAAAGACGTTCGTTACTATCGTCTGCCAGATACCCGCGAAGGTTGGGTGGTTGCCAATGCGCACTTGATTGATATGCACTTCAATGGCACTAACGCCGATGGTAAGACTGACTTAGTTCTGGATATGAGCGACATCCGTGAAAAGGGTGCTAAGATCAAGGGCTTTGGCGGAACTGCTTCAGGTCCAATGCCACTGATTGAAATGTTAATTGATATTAACAGTCTGCTCAATTCACGCGTTGGCCGCCATTTGTCATCGGTTGATGCCACTGATATTGGCAACTTGATCGGAAAGACTGTCGTTGCCGGCAATGTCCGTCGTTCAGCCGAATTGGCTTTAGGCTCAGCTGACGATGAAGATTTTATTACGATGAAGCAGGATAAAGACAAGCTCTACCATCACCGTTGGGCATCAAACAACAGTGTGGCAGTTGATTCAGAATTCGACAACTACGGGCCGGTTGCTGATTCAATCCAACACAATGGCGAACCAGGAATTGTTAACTTGGAGCTTTCCAAGAACTACGGCCGTAAGATCGATGGTCTGCAAAAAGACATCGACGCCAATGTTGAAGGAACCAACCCCTGTGGTGAAATTTCTTTAGCAAATGGTGAGCCATGTAACTTGTTTGAAGTCTTCCCTTACGTTGCCAGTCAACAAGGTTGGGATCTCGATGAAGCCTTTACTTTGGGAACTCGTTTCTCAAAGCGGGCTACTTTCAGCAATTACGACTGGGAAGTTTCCCGGAACGTCATTGAAAATAACCGTCGGATCGGTATCTCAATGTCAGGAATTCAGGATTGGATTTTGGCTAAATTTGGTAACCGAGTTGTTACCGGTTATGAAGATGCTAAAGATCCTGAAACTGGCGAAGCTATCAAGAAGCCAATTTACGATCCACGAGTTGTTAAAGAAGTTGATGGCTTGTACAAAGCCGTTGTCCGCGCTGATAAAGATTACTCTGATACACTTGGATGCAAACCTTCCATCAAGCACACCACTGTTAAGCCATCAGGAACGGTTGCCAAATTAGCCGGTGTCTCTGAAGGCATGCACTTCCACTATGCTGGTTACTTGATCCAACGGATTCGTTTCCAAGATTCAGATCCACTGCTGCCAGCTTTGAAGGCTTGCGGCTATCACGTTGAACCAGATGTTTACACCAAGAGCACCATGGTTGCCGAATTCCCAATCCGCGCATCACACGCCGACAGCGAGAACTTCGCTTCAGCCGGAAACGTTTCGATCGCAGAACAATTCGCAACTCAAGCCTTCCTGCAGACTTACTGGTCAGACAACGCCGTTAGTTGTACCGTTACTTTCCAACCAGATGAAGGCGACCAAATTGCCCCATTGATGAGACAATACCGCTTCACCACCAAGTCAACTTCATTGCTGCCATACGTTGGTAATGAGTTCAAACAAGCTCCTAAGGAACCAATTGACGAGAAGACTTATGAAGACAAAGTAATGGAAATCCACGGCGATGTCGCAACGGTCTTCGCAAAGCAAAACGATAACCATGATAAGAAGGGTATCGAACTGGTTGACCAAACCGATTGTGCTGGCGGAGCATGCCCAGTGAAATAG
- a CDS encoding phosphoribosyltransferase family protein → MQKEYELTIGKLKRTLPIIPITDTAAIASFVLLGDAELTRYAAQELAKRINIPFDYLVTLESKGIPLAQELSMITHHPRYFVLRKSVKAYMRNPIAIGMRSITTDYHQQLVLDGCDAEQLRGKQVIIVDDVISTGGSLASAEHLLKKVGANVVQRCSILAEGRATSRDDCVFLNTLPVFAVKNA, encoded by the coding sequence ATGCAGAAGGAATATGAATTAACAATTGGTAAACTGAAGCGGACACTACCGATTATCCCGATCACAGACACGGCGGCAATTGCCTCCTTCGTCTTATTGGGGGATGCTGAGTTAACCCGTTATGCCGCTCAGGAGTTGGCCAAGCGGATTAACATTCCGTTTGATTATCTGGTGACATTGGAGAGCAAAGGGATCCCATTGGCTCAAGAACTGAGCATGATTACCCATCACCCACGTTATTTCGTCTTGCGAAAGAGTGTTAAGGCGTACATGCGAAACCCAATTGCGATTGGGATGCGTTCGATTACCACTGATTATCATCAACAGCTGGTTTTGGATGGGTGTGACGCAGAACAGCTTCGAGGCAAACAGGTGATCATTGTGGATGATGTGATCAGTACAGGCGGCTCACTGGCTTCGGCAGAACACTTGTTGAAGAAAGTGGGTGCCAATGTTGTGCAACGCTGTTCCATTTTAGCCGAGGGACGGGCAACTAGTCGAGATGACTGTGTATTCTTGAATACTTTGCCGGTGTTTGCGGTGAAGAACGCTTAA